One Leptolyngbya sp. 'hensonii' DNA segment encodes these proteins:
- a CDS encoding R3H domain-containing nucleic acid-binding protein, whose product MQITDDLDKLLEILPPELRLRSEQHPQRNTLIEVVLDLGRRPEARFPGIAEYLSEAPVSKADLDYCIERVGDFGGDNRAGIEQTLHRISAMRNRRGDIIGLTCRVGRAVFGTIGMIRDLVESGRSILMLGRPGVGKTTALREIARVLADELEKRVVIIDTSNEIAGDGDVPHPAIGRARRMQVARPELQHQVMIEAVENHMPEVIVIDEIGTELEALAARTIAERGVQLVGTAHGNRIENLIKNPTLSDLVGGIQSVTLGDEEARRRGSQKSVLERKAPPTFDIAIEMLERQKWVVHEQVAETVDILLRGRQPNPQIRTVSETGKVVITHELPDATSDTFAQSLPTSRRWRTSGQMMPLPTPFREGHRTSHKAERRLEAVNDVLAEETSARQIDAPEEPPPEDYPQPPIASAEPAAEPRMNLEPLEGLGGGRSKQARETQRDLFAAALGNYDDDEMVSGPNGEELPLSLYPYGISRHHLDQVVRTLELPVTLTKDIDSADAVLALRSHVKNHAKLRQMAKSRHIPIHTLKANTIPQIAHALRRLLDMDDPGSLDPDEFSLYVRGSDEDEIEALEEARLAVEQIVIPRGQPVELLPRSAKVRKMQHELIEHYHLKSRSFGEEPNRRLRIYPA is encoded by the coding sequence CCCCGGAGCTGCGTTTGCGATCGGAACAACATCCCCAACGAAATACCCTGATTGAGGTGGTTCTGGATTTAGGCCGCCGCCCGGAAGCCCGCTTTCCAGGCATAGCAGAATACCTGTCAGAGGCACCCGTCTCCAAAGCCGACTTGGACTATTGCATCGAACGGGTCGGGGATTTTGGTGGCGACAACCGGGCTGGGATTGAACAGACCCTCCATCGGATCAGTGCCATGCGAAATCGGCGCGGGGACATCATTGGCCTCACCTGCCGGGTGGGGCGGGCTGTATTTGGCACGATCGGCATGATTCGCGATCTGGTCGAGAGTGGCCGATCGATCCTGATGCTGGGCCGTCCAGGGGTAGGAAAAACCACGGCCCTGCGGGAGATTGCCCGTGTCCTGGCGGATGAATTGGAAAAACGGGTCGTGATCATCGATACTTCGAATGAAATTGCGGGGGATGGGGATGTGCCCCACCCGGCGATCGGTCGCGCCCGCCGCATGCAGGTGGCCCGTCCGGAACTGCAACACCAGGTCATGATCGAGGCGGTGGAAAACCACATGCCAGAGGTGATTGTGATTGATGAAATTGGGACGGAGTTGGAAGCCCTGGCCGCCCGCACGATTGCGGAACGGGGGGTGCAACTGGTAGGCACGGCCCATGGAAATCGGATCGAAAACCTGATTAAGAATCCTACCCTGTCAGACCTAGTCGGGGGCATCCAGTCCGTCACCCTGGGGGATGAGGAAGCTCGCCGCCGGGGTAGTCAGAAGAGTGTGTTGGAGCGGAAAGCCCCACCCACTTTTGATATCGCGATCGAAATGCTGGAGCGCCAGAAATGGGTCGTCCATGAACAGGTAGCGGAAACCGTGGATATCCTGCTGCGAGGACGCCAACCTAATCCCCAGATCAGAACCGTGAGTGAAACGGGCAAGGTGGTGATCACCCATGAACTGCCAGATGCCACATCTGACACCTTTGCCCAGAGCCTGCCGACCAGTCGCCGCTGGCGGACCTCCGGCCAGATGATGCCTCTGCCCACCCCATTTCGGGAGGGTCATCGCACCAGCCATAAGGCCGAACGGCGGCTGGAAGCCGTGAATGATGTTCTGGCCGAAGAGACTTCAGCGCGTCAGATCGATGCCCCTGAAGAGCCACCGCCTGAAGACTACCCGCAGCCCCCGATCGCCAGCGCTGAACCTGCGGCTGAGCCTCGGATGAACCTGGAACCGCTGGAAGGACTGGGAGGCGGACGCTCGAAGCAAGCCAGAGAGACCCAAAGAGACCTGTTCGCTGCAGCCCTGGGAAACTATGACGACGACGAGATGGTATCCGGACCAAACGGGGAAGAACTCCCCCTTAGCCTCTATCCCTATGGCATCAGTCGGCATCACCTGGATCAGGTCGTCCGGACCCTGGAACTCCCCGTCACCCTCACGAAGGACATCGACAGTGCGGATGCCGTGCTAGCCCTGCGATCGCATGTCAAAAACCATGCCAAGCTACGACAGATGGCCAAGTCTCGCCATATTCCCATCCACACGCTGAAAGCCAATACCATCCCCCAGATCGCCCATGCCCTGCGGCGGTTGTTGGACATGGACGATCCAGGCAGCCTGGATCCCGACGAGTTCAGTCTCTATGTCCGGGGCAGCGATGAGGATGAGATTGAAGCCCTGGAAGAGGCCCGTCTCGCCGTGGAACAGATTGTCATTCCCAGGGGACAGCCGGTTGAACTTCTGCCCCGATCGGCCAAAGTCCGCAAAATGCAGCACGAACTGATTGAGCACTACCATCTCAAATCCCGCAGTTTTGGCGAAGAACCCAACCGCCGCCTGAGAATCTACCCAGCTTAG